The genomic DNA agaggttggagcatctaaagaagtgggagaagaagaagaggagctcaagtcaagagggagtttcaagggtaagggaggtataccctaatttgaagtgtaattcaaactcttatgtgttaggatcgatggtcgcggctagagaggggggtgtgaatagccgaccccaaattctcgtttctttctacaattagagttagcgcagcggaaataaaacgaatagaaatgaaatcggaaagatcaaacctcaaactcgtcgatgtaacgaggttcggagataaactcctactcctcggcgtgtccgtaaggtggacgaagcctatcaatccgtcggtggatgagtccccggaaaaccggctaataagaactccttttgggtggagaaacctcaccacaatatctcttgcaacagcaagaatgaagtacagaaatacagcaagaaatacagacaatatgaatgtaaaacaccttgcttgccttggTGATCGTTTGAAGCGAACTTCACGAAGAACAACAAATGCTGATCGGTAAGCTCACGAAGCTTTGAAACAAAGAGCTCAAAGAAAGCTCAAGTCAGTCTCGTGAGGAAGAGAGTTGTCTTCTCCTTCGTCTCATCGAGAGGTCTTATACACTGCGAGGAAGACAAAgacagaatctagccgttgtgccAACGGCAGGCAGGACCGATCAGTCGGAAGCTCGATCGGTCCAGATCTctcgatcggtcttggggaccgacgGGACTGTatgatcggtcccggacgatcaGCACTCTTCCTGAAGAACTCGCCCAAGTTCTTCGATCATCTCTGATcgggtcgtggaccgatcagtcgtggatcggtccacgatcggtCCCTCCTTTCTCTTTGCTGTTGCGCTTTACGATCGGTGCACCGATCggataacatacagtagcatactgtttggttactgatcggtcaccagaccgatcagataacccagtgtatcactggatcgatccactgatcgatccagagctcgatTTTTGCCCAagccaagtccaaaccaatacccagtcaaccttgacctgttggtacatcatgcttagcatccggtcactcccttgacctgctaagactccccaccaagtgtccggtcaatccctttgacccacttggacttttctcttcgtgtcaagtatccagtcactctcttgacctacttgaccttctcaacaccagatgtccgatcacccttgatccatctggattttcccttgcccggcttcactcaccaggactttcacctagcttcactcactaggatttttcacctggcttcactcaccaggattttcaatctgcccggcttcactcaccaggacttccaaactgcctagcttcacttactagaactTTTACGtctccctggcttcactcaccaggactttccacatccggtccagagaacgagctaccgagccctctctgaccacagttcggagaacgagctaccgagccctctccgacttccatccggtccagagaacgagctaccgagccctctctgacctagtccggagaacgagctaccgagccctctccgacttccacttgccaagttcccatacttggacttctccgtgccaagtctccatacttggacttttcccatgccaagctccctgcttggacttttcccgtgccaagctccctacttgaacttttcccatgccaagctccctgcttggacttttcccgtgccaagctccctgcttggacttttccgagtcaggtcaactcacctcgggtcaaccaggtcaaccttgaccaagggttgcacccacaacctcccaagtttctgttcttgtcaaacatcaagatacaacttgagtcaggtcaatcaggtcaaccttgacctaaggttgcaccaacaatctcccatcaaaatacaactcttctgttcttgtcaaacatcaaaatacaactcgagtcaggtcaactcgagtcgggtcaaccaggtcaaccttgacctaaggttgcaccaacattatgtTCCCATgtatgttaggaaaaataatgttaatcattatatgcccatgcaaaattttagtttcaaatatcatgataggagtagggtaattgtagatcaaaaccctaggagactcattcatgaaaaatctagaaatggtagacctaaggagacccaaggcattaatcccaagaaggggagacatatgcctagaaagggtaggtctaggaatgtccaatttggacaaattaactctagggttaggaacctagagaaggagaatcaagccttaaggggaaagcttgataagttagaacaattccttaagagattcaatttTGGATCTAaagaattaaatatggtgttgggtagccaaagacccaaccatgatagatcgggcttgggataccgatctagttcctccaaggctaatgagagatcatgtgctagggtggcaaatgatcatggcaagggagagtcctccaaagctaagggaaagtcttatgctagggttgcatatgactatagcaaggagaagccaataaatggaaagggaaagtcatttaatgataaggagaaattaaccaaggacaaagtgtccaaggttaagaaagttagatttgtaggtcaagtatcaccggaggtgcaccggaatggcctagccattgtggatgagtcacctagggaggtggctaaggctaagagctctagggggagctcaaagagtcaatttgggacccatggccaatggatctcaagtgagttttacttgggagtctaggttaggtcatggaatgtgccaagtggtttggagacggacttgagtctcaaacttagggaattgacacacatgggttgtgtttcatgcttgaaaatatgacatttgggtcacatagcatgataattagttttggatgtatagatgtcatataaaccaatgctagggatgcattgtgggttagtatggacaaatacatcaagaggaagccaaaactaggactttaggtcaaagttcaattgaactttttagctagttttgtgttttgtgtcaatcttgggattggtgatagatatatttttatatatatatttcccaagtagatattgatataatagacctctccacaaaatttggagatttttggaggtttgtggaatttctggcgcatttctgaagttggccagaaaaggctgattttttcatgaatagtgtaccagtcgactggtaacactgttcacgagcacagaatatctctgtaagctcgttttcatgggggcagtcgattggtacttcttgcagtcgactgataccagtctgaaagtgttttcaacactagattttgaccgggtcagctcgtatagatgtatgaaatccatgggggattaatacatgagtttagggtcaatttgaatGACAATGTGTCaacaattaggatattgttggagaactttttggatgttaggcaaagggggagaagtaaggtttagttgggaaaacctgaaagtacctttgtgtagagGGAGCCTTGGGATAAGTTCTTAAAAagtccgttgtaaaaatcctagcttattggggagcataggtgtagggggagccttgggataggttcaaatgcatgatgcattgattCGGCGTTAAAAGtcaaagtgtgtagccttggcattgtaagtccattcggcgttgtaagtccaagtgtgtagccttggcattgtaagtccatgtggcgttgtaagtccaagtgtgtagccttggcatcggtaTGGATGAATTTGTACGTCTTGTTGGCCTTCTATCGGTTGGGACACTAGCATCTCTTGAACAGCTTGTACTGATGTATCTCAAGCTCAGTGGATCTTGCATGAGTCGATCTTGATTATATCAATATAGTATTCTCTAGCCACCGATTGGTCTCCTTTCACCTCTCCAACTTGGTTTTTTATAGGGGCTGAATTTTTTTGATGAAAGTGGAGACTACTACTTAGAAAATACTTAGCGTCGATCTCTCTAGTATGACGTTGTAGATGGAGGGCATATTTATGATAGTAAAGGGTGTATGTCGAATCCTCATTAGCGGATCATCCCCTAAGGAAAGGGAGAGATTGATCTGGCCGAGTAGTTGCATTTCATGCCCTGTGGCAAAGGCGAAATTGTTCTCCCACAACGCCCCTGCCGCACCCGACCCtaggtcatcacgagggaggtaaatcacgacaaCCGAGCAGGCAAGTAGTGGGTGGGGTGAGGTGCACAGGGTCTGGGGATTTATGCCCCAACAGTCCCACGGTTTGACCCCACATTCTCAAGTGGCAAATAAACTACTACTTACCAACTTGGATGACCCGTGGGGTCTGCACTTCATGCCTTGTGAATCCATACATGGAGGTGTTTATAGGACGAAGCTCTTCTTCATTAAGTTATATTTGCTCAAAGTtatttttgaagatgatgttgacggAGTACCCATATCTATGAACATTCTTTTCACTATGTAGTTGGCAATAAGAGCTTTGATCACCAGAGCATCGTCATGAAGAGTCTTTACTCCTTCTAAATCCCTGGGCCCAAAGCTAATTGAAGGATCATTTCCTTTTTCCCAATTAGTGCTGACTCCATAACTCTCCTATCTTCGGCCATGAGCCTTTCTGTCCCGAGCGAAGTCTACATATGTTGGACTCCTAAAATCATGTGGACAGTTCCTCGGGGATCAATCTTGCCTTTTGCCTCTTTTATCTTTATCCTTCTCCCAATCCACTTCCCTATAAGATAGAGATAAGCCTCGAGGCGTCCTAGAGGAGTAGTGAATTTGTTGATTTGACTGATGATTAGTATCAGCATGGCAAATGGGACAGCAAGAGCCTCGGTAAGGCTTGGGGGATCTTCTACTCGGTAGGCTCTGATCGACTTTTTATTGATCAACCATTTGTCATAACTCCCTTGCGTATTGTTGGCAATCGTGACTAGAATGAATTTTTGATTGATGATATGCGCAATAACCATCCATCTCGAGTGGCCCTCGACCTAACTTAGGCGTAGGGGTCGCGACAATTTCCACCGTCTGCACAACTTTTTCTCCCATTCAATTtgtgagtttctgatttcgtaaaGTAAGATGGGGAGCGTTACGATCTGGCTGATTAGAGATGGAAATCAAAGTTGGAATTTCCTTTCTCCTTACTTATTGAGCTTCATCAACATGAACATATCTGACTTTCTGAGCCTGGAAATCTTCAAAATCGACTGAGGACTTCTTTACTAGAGACGTAAAAAAGCTCCATCGGTTAAGCTTGTGAGAAAACACTGACTAGGACACCCAAGATAATTGAGGGAACATCCATAGATACCTAGTTTAACCattgtaaatattttttcaaaggtTCTTTGGAGTTTTTCTTGAGAGCGAACCGATGGAGTGAAGTTTTTTTTATTCATCTTATTCTTGGAAAAGTGATGCATGAACACAGTTTTATATGTATTGATGTAATAAAGAGATGTTCTCAAATTTATAGATATGGTACTCATGTCAGTTGTTCCATTATATTCCCCGATCGACGGTGCTATGAAATATCATGATAATTCATCTTGAAGGATGTTTCTTGAAAATGGAGGGCCTTGAGGGGCATTCTCTCTGCTAGATGCACGAGCTTTTCCCTAAAAGGATCTTAACGTGGGATCTCTTCCGAAGATTCCAAGGATGATACTCGCACAACTGCTGTCCCAATTGGAGTGGGACTCGTAGCCTGAGGCATTCTGGTTGGTCGAGTTGATCGTTGATGAGGCGCATCTCGAATAGCAGAGGGTTGGGTACTGGCGGTGTTGGTTGTTGGGATTGTCCTTGCAACACCACTTACACTGTGGCGGCAACTTAGCCTATTGAAATCATGTGTTGTCGAGGTGATGACATCAAGTCTTCTAGTGTCACTCATCTCAACATCTCAATTATGGTCTTAACTTAGATTTCTGACAGATGACACTAACTTGATCCTGCTAGAGATCACCGACGACTGAGCTAACAATGAATTGACATTGAGGTTCACCAAGTCGTCAATCTCCTAGGGATAGCAGAAACTTGTTGAGAGATCCACCAAAGCCTAGAAAGAAGGAACAAGGAAGGGGAGGGTTAGAATGATGTCCGGGGTGTCCCGACTCAATCATTCTGACACTCAAGTTAATCTACGACAGGAGAGAATGAAAAAGAAGAGTACTTGATGTTCTTCCAAGTCAAGGCAGTTCCCTTTTCCTGAGCCCGCAAGAGCATGCGACCTTTTATAGAGTTGTGGCTATGTTTCACGTTCTTTATATGTTTTGAAATCTGTACTTCCATTACCcacattttttgaaaaaaatgattGTGTTGTCCACCTTTTCAAGAACAAATGGCGGTGTTTTCCATATTCTTTAGGGGAAAATGATTATGTCGTCTGTATCTTCACTAGACAATGGCTCAATGTCTCGCTTGCCAGAAGTCAGATATACCAATCCAACTCTAGGGAACCTAGAGTTGGGAGAGGCGAGGGTGGTCTGGAACCGGAGAACGACTTTCTGTTGACTTTAACCACCACCTTAATAGGATTATTAATTTCCTCTTAATCACGTGGCATACCTATCGTATCATAAACTAATCAAAATTataaagattaattcaaataatttagacAAATATATTAGGAGACCTGCTTTTCCCCCCTCCCCTGGCACCCTCACCTCCTGGCCCCACCCATTTTTTTGACCTTTATACCCCTGGCCCTTATTAAGTGTCCgcgttttttttacaaatttttatttctttttaatcagttttttatcaaatttttttttaacagttttattttttaatcagtttttatcaattttattctttttaaataattttttattatatatttataatattttatttattttttagttataGATTTTCACATCTCACACACTCCTCCTAGCTCCATCATATTATTTACCTTTATATTATGTTTTATtccatttatttttgtttttttatttttttattaaatattttttcggCATGAATATCATATTGTTTTTATATTTGTAATATGAAATCGGATCCTATGTCTCCAATTTTTTCTCTCCCCGTGTTCCACTCGTCGCCTCTAGCCCTCTACCGATGACCTCTGGTCGTTGCCGCGACCAGAACTATACCCTAGGGGGAAGGTAAATCGAGGAGGATCGCCATCGACATGATCGACATCGAAATTTGGTCGAATTTGAGCAGAGACTCAGATCGATGGTGAAGGAAAGTCTGCTCAAATCCGGCCAAATTTCGGCGATGATCACATCAATGCGACCCCACTACGTTCACCTTCCCCCTAGGATATAATTTTAATCGAGGCGGCAACCGAGGGACGTCGGTGGTGCCGCCGACGGTGGGTTGAGGCAACGAGTGGAAACAGAGGCAGGTGATATTGGAATAGAggattagatctcttgtaagcttttatttttttaatagtaaaTTTCAGgggttattatttataaaaaatttaaaagtaaaatatagataaaaaatgaaaaaattgatgaaaaaataataaacaaaatttattaaaaaaataaaactaaagaagtaaataaaattgaaaaaaaaaataaagaagtaaataaaattagaaaaaaataatttgttatttAAAGAAACAGGGGTTAAAAGGTCATTTAATAGGGGAGAGAGAGGGTGGTGGACTGTTGGGGGTGGGAAAAGCAATTTACATATATTAGCTTAATTATCTCATCAATAATGATTTTTATGTTTTGCACAGTAGATATTTAtagtttattttagattttcatatattttaattaattaaatataatgaCCCTATAACTTGCTTttactaacaacttaaaaatATCATTGGAGAGGTACGTGAACCTTCTATGTTAAAAcaataaaattatcttttaagaaaaatatagttCAATGCCattaaaatataataacaaaataagatagtttgtttcttgaaatttcaggatctaaaatattattattatacatGTCCAAAAAAAATACATTCAAATGATTGAAATATTATATTTTGCAATTTCTATACATTCTTTTTCCAATCTCAATTCAAAATTACAGCGCaaaatgaataaaataaaaagggatagaaaaaaaaaaaaaagctcccATCAATATAAATTCGAAAGGAGAACTGGAGAAGGATCATATTGGATCAATTATAATTATAAGTAGTCTTGTGCTATATTTTATTAGAGATTGTTTTCATCTTACATTTTGTAGGCAGTAATTTTATGATTGGGCCAAGTTTTCCTTCaacgaaaaaaaaaaactaaaggaatttaaaaaaaaaaaaagattgtttTTACTGAATCCTCTTGAGGCCCTTGAAGTCGGCGGTGTCGATGcattcctcccttcctctccacTCGCTCAGCGCCCTCAGTAAATCCGTGGCCTTCTCCTTCGCTTCGTCGCTGCACCCGATCTGAAGAAGCAGCAGAAGCTTCTGGAACACCCCCGCCTGCAGCAGCTCCTCCGCGCACCTCCcattccctcctcctcctccctcctcctccccGCTGCACAGCTTCCACATCGCCGACACCGCCATCTCCGTCGCAGCCTCTGACACCCTGAACATTTTCTTCACCAGCGCTGGCACCGCCAGCGCGTGACCGCGCGCCGCCTCCCTCCCCTGCTCCAGCCCCATCAGCTCGTCCAGAACGCCCAGTGCCTTCTCGCACGCGCCCCTGTCCGCGTCCACCAGCGTCTCCACCACCGCGCCGACGAGGCCTAATCCGATCGCCCTCGATGACGCCGAGGTCTCGTCTTTGATGATGTAGAAGACGGCGACGAGGGAGGCCTTGGTGGCCTGAGGCGAGACCGGCCTCTTGATGAGCTCCACCAGCGCCTCCACCATCCCCTCCGCCGCGGCCACCGCGCCGGACTGCGTCCCGTTGGAACCCACCACTAGCTCCCTCACGAGCACCGCCGCGGCGGCCGATTCGCGGCCATGGCGCATGACCGCCGCGAGACGGCGAAGCGACGCCGGCGCCCCCAAATCCTCTGCCACTGCCGCTTCGGTGAGCGGCCGCGGCAGCGCGGCCAAGAGGGAGATTGTCTCTTCCTCCAGCGCGAGGGGTGGATCTTGGCGGTCCGCGCTAATCCCCTCCGCGAACGCGCGGAAGGCAAATGCGACCGACCGAGTGGCGCCGGCCGACACGAAGCACCGCCGGTTCCGCTCGCTCTCCCTGGCGAGCCGCTTCCCCGCGGAAATCAACCTCTCGCAGCGCTGCCAGTCGCCCTCCTGGGCGGCTTCCGACATCTCCGACGCGAGATCCACGGCGTCGGCTCTGGTGAGCGGGGCCCTCGGGGTAGGGACGCGTCGGGGACCGTAAGCGGCGGTCCAGTCCTGGATCATGCGGAGGAGGGAGTGGTTGGGGATGAGGAGGAGGTCGGCATCGGGGCCAAGTGGGCGGTTGGTGACTGGACAGGTGCCGTTTCCCTGATCCAACCACGCCTCGATGCTCCGGCGGTCGTAGGTGATGCCGGTTGGCGCGGCGACGGGATCCTCCATGAGCTCGAGCGATATCGGGCACTGGAAGTGCGCGGGGACGGAGAGCTCCTCGGAGGCCGCGGCAGCGGAGAGGGCCAGCCGCTTGTCTTCCTTCCGCTTGGGGCTGCGGCGGCGAGTTCTCCACGGAAACGCCATGGAAGATGAAGATCTGAGAATGAAGATCGAAGATCGGAGAACGGAGATCAGAGATTGGATATCGAAAgaaggatggagaagaagaagaggaggaagatggGCGGTG from Zingiber officinale cultivar Zhangliang chromosome 4A, Zo_v1.1, whole genome shotgun sequence includes the following:
- the LOC121973838 gene encoding U-box domain-containing protein 21-like yields the protein MAFPWRTRRRSPKRKEDKRLALSAAAASEELSVPAHFQCPISLELMEDPVAAPTGITYDRRSIEAWLDQGNGTCPVTNRPLGPDADLLLIPNHSLLRMIQDWTAAYGPRRVPTPRAPLTRADAVDLASEMSEAAQEGDWQRCERLISAGKRLARESERNRRCFVSAGATRSVAFAFRAFAEGISADRQDPPLALEEETISLLAALPRPLTEAAVAEDLGAPASLRRLAAVMRHGRESAAAAVLVRELVVGSNGTQSGAVAAAEGMVEALVELIKRPVSPQATKASLVAVFYIIKDETSASSRAIGLGLVGAVVETLVDADRGACEKALGVLDELMGLEQGREAARGHALAVPALVKKMFRVSEAATEMAVSAMWKLCSGEEEGGGGGNGRCAEELLQAGVFQKLLLLLQIGCSDEAKEKATDLLRALSEWRGREECIDTADFKGLKRIQ